Proteins encoded together in one Lysobacterales bacterium window:
- a CDS encoding Hsp33 family molecular chaperone HslO, with amino-acid sequence MNEPLFTPVDPEGIRRFLFEGAGVRGVIVRLEHSWRQILDRDQYPKNVAQLLGELTAATALFAGDIQFAGHVSVQMKASPLLPLVFAECTAESHMRGLARWGEGAGDSSLAPDALAGAVLAITIERQENGVRYQGLVPLQGDRLARSFEAYFAQSEQLPTTIHLAANASTCAGVLIQQIPAEGGIERERDAITFEHAKILADTLAVEELLTLDARELLRRLYHEDDLRLFDAQSVRFQCRCSRERVAAMLRTLGREESFAVLAERGQVAVICEFCNEPYAFDGIDLEQVFASATLNAAPQRAQ; translated from the coding sequence ATGAACGAGCCCCTGTTTACTCCGGTCGATCCCGAAGGCATCCGCCGTTTCCTGTTCGAAGGCGCGGGTGTGCGCGGCGTCATTGTGCGGCTCGAACACAGTTGGCGCCAGATTCTCGATCGCGACCAATACCCGAAGAACGTAGCGCAACTGCTCGGCGAACTCACTGCGGCGACCGCGTTGTTCGCCGGCGACATCCAGTTCGCTGGCCACGTCTCGGTGCAGATGAAGGCATCGCCACTGCTGCCGTTGGTGTTTGCGGAGTGCACCGCGGAAAGCCACATGCGCGGGCTCGCGCGCTGGGGCGAGGGCGCGGGCGATTCGTCGCTGGCGCCGGATGCGCTGGCTGGAGCGGTGCTCGCGATCACCATCGAGCGCCAGGAAAACGGCGTGCGCTATCAGGGCCTGGTGCCGCTGCAGGGCGATCGCCTGGCGCGCAGCTTCGAAGCCTACTTCGCGCAGTCGGAGCAGTTGCCGACGACGATCCACCTGGCCGCCAACGCCAGTACCTGTGCCGGCGTGTTGATCCAGCAGATCCCGGCCGAGGGCGGCATCGAGCGCGAGCGCGATGCCATCACCTTCGAGCATGCAAAGATCCTAGCCGACACCCTCGCCGTCGAAGAACTGCTCACGCTCGACGCCCGGGAACTGCTGCGCCGCCTCTACCACGAAGACGATCTGCGCCTGTTCGATGCCCAGTCGGTGCGCTTCCAGTGCCGCTGTTCGCGCGAGCGAGTCGCGGCCATGCTGCGCACGCTCGGACGCGAGGAATCGTTCGCGGTACTGGCCGAGCGCGGTCAGGTCGCGGTCATCTGCGAATTCTGCAATGAACCGTATGCATTCGACGGGATCGATCTGGAACAGGTGTTCGCCAGCGCAACGCTGAATGCTGCACCGCAACGCGCGCAGTGA
- the mtgA gene encoding monofunctional biosynthetic peptidoglycan transglycosylase, translated as MAVTRKPLWRRALRAVVWLMLGFSALSFAVVLAYRWLPPPTSAFVLARRVDGWTGAAPALPIRRQWVAQSRLSPELFLAVVAAEDQRFPEHHGFDLDAISKALDDRERGRVRGASTLSQQVAKNFFLWSGRSWLRKGLEVWFTALIELTWPKRRILEVYLNFAEFGDGIYGAQAAAQQFFGRDAATLNAAQAARLAAVLPNPKRYSAARPGPYVLQRQQWIERQMRQLGGRDYLAPLLAD; from the coding sequence ATGGCCGTGACCCGCAAACCCTTGTGGCGACGCGCGCTGCGTGCCGTGGTGTGGCTGATGCTTGGCTTTTCGGCACTGTCGTTTGCCGTGGTGCTGGCGTATCGCTGGCTGCCGCCGCCGACCAGTGCATTCGTGCTGGCGCGCCGAGTCGATGGCTGGACCGGAGCAGCGCCGGCATTGCCGATCCGGCGTCAGTGGGTGGCGCAGTCGCGGCTATCGCCAGAGCTTTTTCTGGCCGTGGTCGCGGCAGAAGACCAGCGCTTCCCCGAGCACCACGGGTTCGATCTGGACGCGATCAGCAAGGCGCTCGATGACCGCGAACGCGGTCGTGTCCGTGGCGCCAGCACGCTGTCGCAGCAGGTCGCGAAGAACTTCTTCCTGTGGTCCGGGCGCAGCTGGTTGCGCAAGGGGCTGGAGGTCTGGTTCACCGCGTTGATCGAGCTGACCTGGCCGAAGCGGCGCATTCTCGAGGTGTACCTGAACTTCGCCGAGTTCGGCGATGGCATCTACGGCGCGCAGGCTGCTGCGCAGCAGTTTTTCGGCCGCGACGCCGCAACGCTGAACGCGGCCCAGGCGGCCCGCCTCGCGGCCGTGCTGCCGAACCCGAAACGCTACAGCGCCGCGCGTCCCGGGCCCTACGTGCTGCAGCGGCAGCAGTGGATCGAACGCCAGATGCGCCAGCTCGGCGGTCGCGACTATCTCGCGCCGTTGCTCGCGGACTGA
- a CDS encoding aquaporin: MSTTVKAAAAEFAGTLSLLAIVIGSGIMGETLAQGNVAIALLANALATAAGLYVLITALGPISGAHFNPVVTLMQRLRGETLGAHWSIYLLAQFAGAVLGVWLAHAMFDLPILQASAKARATPGLWISEVVATVGLLATIALGAKASLDSIAARVGGYIFAAYWFTASTSFANPAVTFARMFSDTFAGILPAHAPAFIAAQCVGLGLVLGALRVTQSASNGAR; encoded by the coding sequence ATGAGCACCACTGTCAAGGCCGCGGCGGCCGAATTCGCCGGCACTCTGAGCCTGCTCGCGATCGTGATCGGCTCGGGCATCATGGGCGAGACGCTGGCGCAGGGCAATGTCGCAATCGCGCTGCTGGCGAACGCACTCGCCACCGCTGCCGGCCTGTACGTGCTGATCACCGCGCTCGGCCCCATTTCCGGCGCGCACTTCAATCCGGTGGTCACGCTGATGCAACGCCTGCGCGGCGAGACGCTTGGCGCGCACTGGTCGATCTACCTGCTCGCTCAGTTTGCCGGTGCCGTGCTTGGGGTGTGGCTGGCGCACGCGATGTTCGACCTGCCCATCCTGCAGGCCAGCGCCAAAGCGCGGGCAACGCCGGGGCTGTGGATCAGCGAAGTCGTCGCCACCGTCGGCTTGCTCGCGACCATCGCGCTCGGCGCCAAGGCCAGCCTCGACAGCATCGCGGCGCGCGTTGGCGGCTACATCTTCGCGGCGTACTGGTTCACCGCCAGCACCTCGTTCGCGAACCCGGCCGTGACTTTCGCGCGCATGTTCAGCGACACCTTCGCCGGCATCCTGCCCGCGCACGCGCCGGCATTCATCGCCGCGCAATGCGTCGGCCTCGGCCTCGTGCTCGGCGCGCTGCGCGTCACTCAGTCCGCGAGCAACGGCGCGAGATAG
- a CDS encoding CBS domain-containing protein, protein MSKVRELLLMKPPAIISIHPDEPVLAAIQMMADHGIGALLVMKDGELAGIVSERDYARKVILLGRSSAETPVWQIMSAPVMTVSPDDTTQTCMMLMTERKFRHLPVVDSGRVVGMLSVGDLIKHALEEKQNEIDQLQRYIAS, encoded by the coding sequence ATGTCCAAGGTGCGCGAACTGCTGTTGATGAAGCCTCCGGCCATCATCTCGATCCACCCCGACGAACCGGTGCTGGCGGCGATCCAGATGATGGCCGATCACGGCATCGGCGCCCTGCTGGTGATGAAGGACGGCGAACTCGCCGGCATCGTTTCCGAGCGTGACTACGCACGCAAGGTCATCCTGCTCGGCCGTTCCTCGGCCGAGACCCCGGTCTGGCAGATCATGTCCGCTCCGGTGATGACGGTATCCCCCGATGACACCACCCAGACCTGCATGATGCTGATGACCGAACGCAAGTTCCGCCACCTGCCCGTGGTCGACTCCGGCCGCGTCGTCGGCATGCTCTCGGTCGGCGACCTGATCAAGCACGCCCTCGAAGAGAAGCAGAACGAGATCGACCAGTTGCAGCGCTACATCGCGAGCTGA
- a CDS encoding sigma-70 family RNA polymerase sigma factor gives MDRNDTEFSTLYRRHSADVLRFAFWLCGHRADAEDIAAETFARAYAGADTLRAESAKAYLLTIARNLVLERQRRHRPSDALDDNTLDESATPERHADAAQSVRRTLTALATLSEPDRAALLLTSHDGLDYRAIALLLGLSLPAVKVRIHRARLRLASALETSS, from the coding sequence ATGGACCGCAATGACACGGAGTTCAGCACGCTGTATCGCCGCCACTCGGCGGACGTGCTGCGCTTCGCGTTCTGGCTCTGCGGTCACCGCGCAGACGCCGAAGACATCGCCGCCGAGACGTTTGCGCGCGCGTACGCCGGTGCCGACACGCTGCGCGCAGAATCGGCCAAAGCCTACCTGCTGACGATCGCGCGCAATCTCGTGCTTGAGCGACAGCGTCGGCATCGGCCAAGCGACGCACTCGACGACAACACCCTCGACGAAAGCGCTACTCCGGAGCGTCACGCCGACGCCGCACAGAGCGTGCGCCGCACGCTCACGGCACTGGCCACGCTCAGCGAGCCGGATCGCGCCGCACTACTGCTCACCAGCCATGACGGCCTCGACTACCGCGCCATCGCCTTGCTGCTCGGCCTTTCGCTGCCCGCGGTCAAGGTCCGAATCCACCGTGCCCGTTTGCGCCTTGCTTCGGCGCTGGAGACATCCTCATGA
- a CDS encoding M15 family metallopeptidase → MSRPFPYRLNGRRFVLATAHATNADAASAIADARGRRWLDVQIRRRADDAFLATDRAWVDANGRILAVASELGQLAWADVDRRRIAAMHRSGGRDAGLASPAARPPEWDAIARSRGFERSDEPRRLDFVGFATDGRPMFLASKAASAWRAMQAAAQADAVVLEPVSTFRSIAHQHALVARKLARGDSLAQVFAVNAVPGYSEHHSGRAIDLGTPGCPALDEAFEHTAAFAWLQQHATDFGFRMSYPRDNPLGVIHEPWHWYFVDHDSAPPRQL, encoded by the coding sequence GTGTCCCGCCCCTTTCCCTACCGACTGAACGGCCGCCGCTTCGTCCTCGCGACGGCGCACGCGACGAACGCAGACGCCGCCTCCGCGATCGCCGATGCGCGCGGCCGCCGCTGGCTCGACGTGCAGATTCGCCGTCGCGCCGACGATGCCTTCCTCGCCACGGACCGCGCGTGGGTCGATGCAAATGGCCGCATCCTCGCCGTGGCCTCGGAACTCGGGCAGCTCGCATGGGCGGACGTCGATCGGCGCCGCATCGCGGCGATGCACCGAAGCGGTGGACGCGACGCGGGTCTCGCGTCACCCGCTGCGCGCCCGCCCGAATGGGACGCGATCGCGCGGTCCCGCGGCTTCGAACGCAGCGACGAGCCGCGTCGGCTCGACTTCGTCGGATTCGCAACCGACGGACGCCCGATGTTCCTCGCGTCGAAAGCAGCGAGCGCATGGCGCGCGATGCAAGCCGCAGCGCAGGCCGATGCCGTCGTGCTGGAACCCGTCTCGACGTTTCGCTCGATCGCGCACCAGCACGCACTGGTCGCACGCAAGCTCGCGCGCGGCGACAGTCTCGCGCAGGTCTTTGCCGTCAACGCCGTCCCCGGCTACAGCGAACACCACAGCGGCCGCGCCATCGACCTCGGCACCCCCGGCTGTCCCGCCCTCGACGAAGCCTTCGAACACACCGCCGCCTTCGCCTGGTTGCAGCAGCACGCCACCGACTTCGGCTTCCGAATGTCCTACCCGCGCGACAACCCGCTCGGCGTCATCCACGAGCCGTGGCATTGGTACTTTGTCGATCACGACAGCGCGCCGCCGCGACAGCTGTAA
- a CDS encoding CPBP family intramembrane metalloprotease, translating into MNRPVLVFLVLAYAISWGVSELGFRMLQLPAVAVGVAFMFGPALAAVLTTKFVLRRPIASLGPWWRPNRWLAVAVIAPMLFTFAWIAISPLVPGLSVALDSQGLIDNVLTSVPADQQAMVRGELEKLGGALLPMLLLQMTLVAAGVGMTLNAVAAFGEELGWRGFLHQHLATMGFWSRAALVGFFWGLWHLPLTLRGHNYPSHPELGVAMMIAFCLLLAPAFEWIRARSGCVIGPTWLHGTLNALGGAGALVGGSDLMRGPAGAAGMIVLAAFNLGLWWSARRGWTRLQP; encoded by the coding sequence ATGAATCGCCCCGTCCTGGTCTTCCTGGTCCTCGCCTACGCCATCAGCTGGGGCGTTTCGGAACTCGGTTTCCGCATGCTGCAACTGCCGGCGGTGGCGGTCGGCGTCGCTTTCATGTTTGGCCCTGCGCTCGCCGCCGTGCTGACCACGAAGTTCGTGCTGCGCAGGCCCATCGCCAGTCTCGGCCCGTGGTGGCGACCGAACCGCTGGCTCGCTGTCGCGGTGATCGCACCCATGCTGTTCACCTTCGCGTGGATCGCAATCTCGCCGCTGGTACCTGGCTTGTCGGTCGCACTCGACAGCCAGGGCTTGATCGACAACGTCCTGACGTCGGTGCCGGCCGATCAGCAAGCCATGGTACGCGGCGAACTGGAGAAGCTCGGCGGCGCCCTGCTGCCGATGCTGTTGTTGCAGATGACCCTGGTCGCAGCCGGTGTCGGCATGACGCTCAATGCCGTCGCCGCCTTCGGCGAGGAACTCGGTTGGCGCGGCTTCCTGCATCAGCATCTGGCGACCATGGGATTCTGGTCGCGCGCGGCGCTGGTCGGCTTCTTCTGGGGCCTGTGGCATTTGCCGCTGACGCTGCGTGGCCACAACTACCCGAGCCACCCGGAACTCGGGGTCGCGATGATGATCGCGTTCTGCCTGCTGCTGGCGCCCGCATTCGAATGGATTCGCGCCCGCTCGGGCTGCGTGATCGGGCCCACCTGGCTGCACGGCACCCTGAATGCGCTCGGTGGCGCCGGTGCCCTGGTCGGCGGCAGCGACCTGATGCGCGGCCCCGCGGGCGCGGCCGGCATGATCGTGCTCGCCGCGTTCAACCTCGGCCTGTGGTGGTCGGCCCGGCGCGGCTGGACGCGCTTGCAGCCGTAG
- a CDS encoding Arc family DNA-binding protein, with the protein MNEKKAYPLRINANVLEAVQRWADDELRSLNAQIEYVLRDALRKAGRLPASSERKPDEAE; encoded by the coding sequence ATGAACGAGAAGAAGGCCTATCCGCTGCGCATCAACGCCAACGTGCTCGAAGCCGTGCAGCGCTGGGCCGACGACGAACTGCGCAGCCTGAATGCGCAGATCGAATACGTGCTGCGCGACGCGCTGCGCAAGGCCGGGCGCCTGCCCGCGTCCAGCGAGCGCAAGCCGGACGAAGCCGAATGA
- a CDS encoding SPFH domain-containing protein: protein MNQNAQINESRATSAAGIPMLLLMLALTFFALPALFVIGLRIPAVLAAIVVFFCWFGFFMVQPNQGAVLQLFGRYVGSVRDEGLRWANPFYSKKTVSLRIRNFESNKLKVNDLEGSPIEIGAVVVWQVIDTAEATFAVDDYEDFVHVQAESALRQSATSYPYDLHDEHKVSLRSHTQEIADHLRKEIQERLTSAGVKVLEARISHLAYAPEIAQAMLQRQQATAIIAARTKIVEGAVSMVHMALDQLDAKGAIKLDEERKAAMVSNLLVVLCGERGTQPIVNAGSIY from the coding sequence ATGAACCAGAACGCCCAGATCAACGAATCCCGCGCCACCAGTGCCGCCGGCATCCCGATGCTGCTGCTGATGCTGGCCCTGACCTTCTTCGCCCTGCCGGCGCTGTTCGTGATCGGCCTGCGCATTCCGGCAGTACTGGCCGCGATCGTCGTGTTCTTCTGCTGGTTCGGCTTCTTCATGGTGCAGCCGAACCAGGGCGCGGTGCTACAGCTGTTCGGCCGCTATGTCGGCAGCGTTCGCGACGAGGGCCTGCGCTGGGCCAATCCGTTCTACTCGAAGAAGACGGTTTCCTTGCGCATCCGCAACTTCGAGTCGAACAAGCTCAAGGTCAACGACCTCGAAGGCTCGCCGATCGAGATCGGCGCGGTCGTGGTCTGGCAGGTGATCGACACCGCCGAGGCCACCTTCGCGGTCGACGACTACGAGGACTTCGTGCACGTCCAGGCCGAATCCGCGCTGCGCCAGTCGGCCACCAGTTATCCCTATGACCTGCACGACGAGCACAAGGTGTCGCTGCGCAGCCATACCCAGGAAATCGCCGACCACCTGCGCAAGGAGATCCAGGAACGCCTGACCAGCGCCGGCGTCAAGGTGCTGGAAGCGCGCATCAGCCACCTCGCCTACGCGCCGGAAATCGCCCAGGCCATGCTGCAGCGCCAGCAGGCAACCGCGATCATCGCCGCGCGCACCAAGATCGTCGAAGGCGCGGTCAGCATGGTGCACATGGCGCTGGACCAGCTCGACGCCAAGGGTGCGATCAAGCTCGACGAGGAGCGCAAGGCGGCGATGGTCAGCAACCTGCTGGTCGTGCTCTGCGGCGAGCGCGGCACCCAGCCAATCGTCAACGCCGGCTCGATCTACTGA
- a CDS encoding transglutaminase domain-containing protein produces the protein MRLSTILAALLLSVCVLGARAAESEREWFRLRLGEESIGHVWRERRVEGGTVTHHEHFEARFRRNGEPLDFRSDEIHRETLDARPLGFRMEQQTGSHALTIDGEVVAGRIHLRTRDGGRAQSRWVDWPQGALMSEGLEQATAALAPVDGASAKVQLFLVTSQTAAEATVTRVGRETIHIDARAQEATRYDTELALGTEPMRSVSHEDTEGRILRTAIPMFGQQLLLERMARPPATDAPAPAGVELYDYALIASPRPLTAEERRGTLRYALAWSGDSLLRGVASDEQDWQPESDTRATLTVTPLPSARRADPPTARDREATVWLDADDPGIRRFAKRATRGAGDDRSRMRMLEAAVARHIRDKSMRVGYASASQALAAREGDCTEHALLLAAAGRALGIATRVASGVAYVERFGERSDVFVPHAWAQAWVDGHWRSYDAALGGFGADHIAFAVGHGDPADHFAAVAWIGALRITAIEAITP, from the coding sequence ATGCGCCTGTCCACGATCCTGGCTGCGTTGTTGCTGAGCGTATGCGTGCTTGGCGCGCGCGCGGCAGAGTCCGAGCGCGAATGGTTCCGGCTGCGCCTTGGCGAGGAGAGCATCGGCCACGTCTGGCGCGAGCGCCGGGTCGAGGGCGGGACCGTGACCCACCACGAGCACTTCGAGGCGCGCTTTCGGCGCAATGGCGAGCCGCTCGATTTCCGCAGCGACGAAATCCATCGCGAGACACTCGATGCCCGTCCGCTCGGCTTCCGCATGGAGCAGCAGACCGGCAGCCATGCGCTGACCATCGACGGCGAGGTCGTCGCCGGGCGCATCCATCTGCGCACGCGTGATGGCGGCCGCGCGCAATCGCGCTGGGTCGACTGGCCACAAGGCGCGCTGATGAGCGAGGGACTTGAGCAGGCCACTGCCGCACTCGCGCCAGTCGATGGCGCGAGCGCCAAGGTGCAGCTGTTCCTGGTCACGTCGCAAACCGCGGCGGAAGCCACCGTTACCCGCGTCGGTCGCGAGACCATCCACATCGACGCACGGGCGCAAGAAGCGACCCGCTACGACACCGAACTCGCACTCGGCACCGAGCCGATGCGCAGCGTCAGCCATGAAGACACCGAGGGCCGCATTTTGCGCACGGCGATCCCGATGTTCGGCCAGCAACTGCTGCTCGAGCGCATGGCCAGGCCGCCCGCCACCGACGCGCCCGCGCCCGCCGGCGTTGAGCTGTACGACTACGCGCTGATCGCCTCGCCGCGGCCGCTCACCGCCGAGGAGCGTCGCGGCACGCTGCGCTACGCGCTCGCCTGGTCCGGGGATTCGTTGCTGCGCGGGGTGGCCAGCGACGAGCAGGACTGGCAGCCCGAGTCGGACACGCGGGCGACGCTGACGGTCACGCCGCTGCCTTCGGCCCGTCGTGCCGATCCGCCGACCGCGCGCGATCGTGAGGCCACGGTCTGGCTCGACGCCGATGATCCCGGCATCCGCCGCTTCGCCAAGCGCGCGACGCGCGGCGCCGGCGACGACCGCTCCCGCATGCGCATGCTTGAAGCCGCGGTGGCTCGCCACATCCGCGACAAGTCGATGCGCGTCGGTTACGCCAGTGCCTCGCAGGCGCTGGCCGCGCGCGAAGGCGACTGCACCGAGCACGCGCTGCTGCTGGCCGCAGCTGGGCGCGCGCTCGGTATCGCCACGCGCGTCGCCAGTGGCGTCGCCTATGTCGAGCGTTTCGGCGAACGCAGCGACGTATTCGTCCCGCACGCTTGGGCCCAGGCCTGGGTCGATGGTCACTGGCGCAGTTACGACGCCGCACTTGGTGGCTTCGGCGCCGACCACATCGCCTTCGCCGTCGGCCACGGTGACCCCGCCGATCACTTCGCCGCCGTCGCCTGGATCGGCGCGCTGCGCATCACCGCGATCGAAGCGATCACCCCCTGA
- the purT gene encoding formate-dependent phosphoribosylglycinamide formyltransferase, whose amino-acid sequence MFAFGTPLQPDAIRLLLLGSGELGKEVAIAAQRLGVEVIAVDRYAHAPAMQVAHRCHVIPMLDAEALRRVIELERPTLVVPEIEAIHTPTLVELEARGLRVVPTAKATQLTMDREGIRRLAAETLGVPTSPYRFVDTPEQYRDAVAALGLPCVVKPVMSSSGKGQSLVRAPAEIDAAWDYAQAGGRAGAGRVIVEGFVRFDYEITLLTVRHRDGVSFCDPIGHYQEDGDYRESWQPQPMSDPALAAARTIARQVTDALGGFGVFGVELFVCGDQVLFSEVSPRPHDTGLVTLISQDLSEFELHVRAILGLPIPVIRARGPSASMAILGSGHGVAKFHGVADALSEPDTDLRLFGKPAVEGKRRLGVALARGDSLFAAKEKARRVAERVRIEIEPA is encoded by the coding sequence ATGTTTGCCTTCGGAACACCGCTGCAGCCCGATGCCATCCGCCTGTTGTTGCTCGGGTCCGGCGAACTCGGCAAGGAGGTCGCGATCGCCGCGCAACGGCTCGGCGTCGAGGTGATCGCGGTCGATCGCTACGCGCACGCGCCGGCGATGCAGGTCGCGCATCGCTGCCACGTGATCCCGATGCTCGATGCCGAAGCGCTGCGCCGCGTGATTGAGCTGGAGCGGCCGACGCTGGTCGTGCCCGAGATCGAGGCGATCCACACGCCGACCCTGGTCGAACTGGAAGCGCGCGGGCTGCGCGTGGTACCGACCGCGAAGGCGACGCAACTGACCATGGACCGCGAGGGCATCCGCCGGCTAGCCGCGGAAACGCTGGGCGTGCCGACCTCGCCGTATCGCTTCGTCGACACGCCCGAGCAGTACCGCGACGCGGTGGCCGCGCTTGGCCTGCCGTGCGTGGTCAAGCCGGTGATGAGTTCATCGGGCAAGGGCCAGAGCCTGGTGCGCGCGCCGGCCGAGATCGATGCCGCCTGGGACTACGCGCAGGCCGGCGGTCGTGCCGGCGCCGGCCGCGTCATCGTCGAAGGTTTCGTGCGCTTCGACTACGAGATCACCCTGCTGACCGTGCGCCATCGCGACGGCGTCAGCTTCTGCGACCCGATCGGCCATTACCAGGAAGACGGCGACTATCGCGAGAGCTGGCAGCCGCAGCCGATGTCCGACCCCGCGCTCGCCGCCGCACGCACGATCGCGCGCCAGGTCACCGACGCGCTCGGCGGCTTCGGCGTGTTCGGCGTCGAATTGTTCGTGTGCGGCGACCAGGTGCTGTTCTCCGAGGTCTCGCCACGGCCGCACGACACCGGGCTGGTGACGCTGATCAGCCAGGACCTGTCGGAGTTCGAGTTGCATGTGCGCGCCATCCTTGGTCTGCCGATTCCGGTGATCCGCGCGCGCGGGCCGTCGGCATCGATGGCGATCCTCGGCAGCGGCCATGGCGTGGCGAAGTTCCATGGGGTCGCCGATGCCCTGTCCGAGCCGGACACCGACCTGCGCCTGTTCGGCAAGCCCGCAGTCGAGGGCAAGCGCCGCCTCGGCGTCGCGCTCGCGCGCGGCGACAGCCTGTTCGCTGCCAAGGAAAAAGCGCGCCGAGTGGCCGAGCGCGTGCGCATCGAAATCGAGCCGGCCTGA
- a CDS encoding choice-of-anchor J domain-containing protein yields MAAAGGLRVAISRGTSRVHRPSSRKIVQLVLSFALAPPDWRTLRPPTRKEYRMNLKITTSLLAGAIVLALPMMAAAQTGARTAPVGTPDAPAAASPFAPLATITESFDVVPGTDPNKCPTGWICSNVSSPLGTTNWFQGNDVVFPAQAGPTTGYIATNFNNTTGGTGDISNWLITPVMQFGNGSELRFWARVNTGSSIFPDRVEIRASTGGSNNGGTAASTGDFSILLGTINPSLSNAAGACAMPAGAPGAGGFPETWCEYLLTTADGIPNSGSGRIAFRYFVTNGGPTGANSNYIGIDTFSFVEGSAVVPSQPVPAFGDTARWLLLFGVLGLGAFAARRRWA; encoded by the coding sequence TTGGCGGCTGCGGGCGGATTGAGGGTTGCGATCAGCCGCGGCACGAGTCGCGTCCACCGCCCCTCGTCCCGGAAAATTGTTCAGCTTGTGTTATCGTTCGCACTTGCGCCCCCTGATTGGCGCACTTTGCGCCCACCGACCAGAAAGGAATACCGCATGAACCTCAAGATCACGACATCCCTGCTTGCCGGCGCGATCGTGCTGGCGCTGCCGATGATGGCTGCGGCGCAGACAGGCGCCCGCACAGCGCCAGTCGGCACACCCGACGCCCCTGCTGCCGCTTCGCCGTTCGCGCCGCTGGCCACGATTACCGAGTCCTTCGACGTGGTTCCGGGCACCGATCCCAACAAGTGCCCGACCGGCTGGATCTGCAGCAACGTCAGCTCCCCGCTCGGCACCACCAACTGGTTCCAGGGCAACGATGTGGTGTTCCCGGCTCAAGCCGGCCCGACGACCGGCTATATCGCCACCAACTTCAACAACACCACCGGCGGCACTGGCGACATCAGCAACTGGTTGATTACTCCGGTGATGCAGTTCGGTAACGGCTCCGAATTGCGTTTCTGGGCGCGGGTCAACACAGGCTCAAGCATTTTCCCGGACCGCGTCGAGATCCGTGCCAGCACCGGTGGCAGCAACAATGGCGGAACCGCAGCCAGCACGGGCGATTTCTCGATCTTGCTCGGCACGATCAATCCTTCGCTATCGAATGCGGCCGGTGCCTGCGCCATGCCGGCCGGAGCTCCAGGTGCGGGCGGCTTCCCCGAGACATGGTGCGAATACCTGCTGACCACTGCTGATGGCATTCCGAACAGTGGCTCGGGCCGCATCGCCTTCCGTTATTTCGTGACCAACGGCGGCCCAACCGGCGCCAACTCGAACTACATCGGCATCGACACCTTCAGCTTCGTCGAAGGTTCGGCTGTCGTTCCCAGCCAGCCGGTCCCCGCCTTCGGTGACACCGCTCGCTGGTTGCTGCTGTTCGGCGTGCTCGGACTGGGTGCGTTCGCGGCGCGTCGCCGCTGGGCCTGA